A genomic region of Trueperaceae bacterium contains the following coding sequences:
- a CDS encoding LysE family translocator: protein MIDGTTLVTYMAIVLGFVFIPGPATLLVAARATTSGARVGIATGVGIATGDVIHTFLAIGGVSAIVAASAALFGIVKYLGAGYLVFLGVQAMVAKAPARQAAGRTLPVSAGTAYKQAVLTELLNPKTALFFLAFLPQFVNQAGGSVALQLTVLGITFVLLGLFSCVVFAVSAGRLGSFLRRNPAVSRWQGKAVGAVFCALGVRLALEEL, encoded by the coding sequence ATGATCGACGGCACGACGCTCGTCACCTACATGGCCATCGTCCTGGGGTTCGTGTTCATCCCCGGGCCCGCTACGCTGTTGGTCGCCGCTCGGGCGACGACCTCGGGCGCGAGGGTCGGCATCGCGACCGGCGTCGGGATCGCGACGGGCGACGTGATCCACACCTTCCTGGCGATAGGCGGGGTCTCGGCCATCGTCGCGGCGTCCGCCGCGCTCTTCGGCATCGTCAAGTACCTGGGCGCGGGCTACCTCGTGTTCCTCGGCGTTCAGGCGATGGTGGCGAAGGCTCCCGCCCGGCAGGCCGCGGGACGGACCCTGCCGGTCTCCGCCGGGACGGCCTACAAGCAGGCCGTGTTGACCGAGCTCCTCAACCCGAAGACCGCCCTGTTCTTCCTGGCCTTCCTGCCGCAGTTCGTGAACCAGGCCGGCGGGTCGGTCGCGCTGCAACTCACCGTCTTGGGGATCACCTTCGTGCTGCTCGGCCTCTTCAGCTGCGTGGTCTTCGCCGTCTCCGCCGGGAGGCTGGGCAGCTTCCTGCGGCGCAACCCGGCGGTGTCTAGGTGGCAGGGCAAGGCCGTCGGCGCCGTCTTCTGCGCGCTGGGCGTGCGCTTGGCGCTCGAGGAGCTCTGA
- a CDS encoding SDR family oxidoreductase, protein MKADLFDLTGRVALVTGATGVLGGEMARGLAARGAKVAVLGRNAERARELAERLVAEGHDAIATPADVLQRAQLEGARDAILARFGRLDVLVNAAGGNMPGATLQPGASFFELAEAPMREVVDLNYMGTVLPIQVFGPELAKGGHGSIVNVSSMAALRAITRVVGYSSAKAAIDNLTRWLAMEFGRQHGGALRVNALAPGFFIGNQNRRLLLEEDGSLTPRGSTIIDHTPLGRFGEPEELVGTLVWLCSDASRFVTGVVVPVDGGFAVTSGV, encoded by the coding sequence GTGAAGGCGGACCTCTTCGACCTCACCGGGCGCGTGGCGCTCGTCACGGGCGCCACCGGCGTGCTGGGCGGCGAGATGGCGCGCGGGCTGGCGGCGCGCGGGGCGAAAGTGGCCGTCCTCGGGAGGAACGCCGAACGGGCGCGGGAGCTCGCCGAGCGCCTGGTTGCCGAGGGCCACGACGCCATCGCCACGCCCGCGGACGTCCTGCAGCGCGCGCAGCTCGAGGGGGCGCGAGACGCCATCCTCGCGCGGTTCGGTCGCCTCGACGTGCTCGTGAACGCGGCGGGCGGCAACATGCCGGGCGCCACGCTCCAGCCCGGCGCGAGCTTCTTCGAGCTGGCCGAGGCGCCCATGCGCGAGGTGGTCGACCTCAACTACATGGGCACGGTCCTACCTATCCAGGTGTTCGGCCCCGAGCTCGCGAAGGGCGGGCACGGTAGCATCGTCAACGTCTCCTCCATGGCGGCGCTGCGCGCCATAACGCGCGTGGTGGGCTACTCGTCGGCCAAGGCCGCGATAGACAACCTCACCCGCTGGTTGGCCATGGAGTTCGGGCGGCAGCACGGCGGAGCGTTGCGGGTGAACGCGCTGGCGCCCGGCTTCTTCATCGGCAACCAGAACCGCCGCCTCCTGCTCGAGGAGGACGGCTCTCTCACGCCGCGCGGTAGCACCATCATCGACCACACGCCCCTCGGGCGGTTCGGCGAACCCGAGGAGCTGGTGGGCACCCTGGTGTGGCTCTGCTCCGACGCCAGCCGCTTCGTGACGGGGGTCGTCGTTCCCGTCGACGGCGGCTTCGCGGTGACGAGCGGGGTGTGA
- a CDS encoding formylglycine-generating enzyme family protein, translating into MARANLGCCSPAPARAPAPAVAPASLAGVRRLGRHEHRLVHVPAGSFRMGAEGEGFPADGEGPVREVRLKAFAIDSFPVTNADFAEFADATGYVTEAERYGWSFVFQAFLADPGGFRAVPAAPWWRQVHGATWRRPEGPGSAVDDRLDHPVVHVSWHDASAYCAWAGVRLPTEAEWERAARGGLEGRRYPWGDALRPGGEHRCNIWQGEFPGRNTGEDGWVGTSPVGAYPPNGYGLYDVAGNVWEWCADWFGAGPDGRALTDPQGPRHGPGRVVKGGSYLCHASYCNRYRVAARTFNTPDSATGHMGFRVARSEAPQEG; encoded by the coding sequence GTGGCTAGGGCAAACCTCGGTTGCTGCAGCCCGGCGCCCGCACGCGCCCCGGCGCCGGCCGTCGCGCCCGCGTCGTTGGCTGGGGTGAGGAGGCTGGGCCGCCACGAGCACCGCCTCGTTCATGTTCCGGCCGGCTCGTTCCGGATGGGCGCGGAGGGTGAGGGGTTCCCGGCCGACGGCGAGGGGCCCGTGCGGGAGGTGCGCCTGAAGGCGTTCGCCATCGACAGCTTCCCGGTGACGAACGCCGACTTCGCGGAGTTCGCGGACGCCACCGGTTACGTGACGGAGGCGGAGCGTTACGGCTGGTCGTTCGTCTTCCAGGCCTTCCTCGCCGACCCCGGGGGCTTCAGGGCCGTCCCGGCGGCCCCCTGGTGGCGCCAGGTTCATGGCGCCACCTGGCGTCGGCCGGAGGGGCCAGGCAGCGCCGTGGACGACCGTCTCGATCACCCCGTCGTGCACGTCTCCTGGCACGACGCCTCCGCCTACTGCGCCTGGGCGGGGGTGCGGCTTCCCACCGAGGCCGAGTGGGAACGCGCGGCCAGGGGCGGGCTCGAAGGGCGCCGTTACCCGTGGGGCGACGCGCTGCGACCAGGCGGCGAGCACCGCTGCAACATCTGGCAGGGCGAGTTCCCCGGGCGGAACACGGGAGAGGACGGCTGGGTGGGCACGTCGCCCGTTGGCGCCTATCCGCCCAACGGCTACGGCCTGTACGACGTGGCGGGCAACGTGTGGGAGTGGTGCGCCGACTGGTTCGGCGCCGGGCCGGACGGGCGCGCGCTCACGGACCCGCAGGGACCCCGCCACGGGCCGGGCCGCGTCGTGAAGGGCGGCTCCTACCTCTGCCACGCCTCCTACTGCAACCGCTACCGGGTGGCGGCCCGCACCTTCAACACGCCGGACAGCGCCACCGGCCACATGGGGTTCCGGGTCGCCAGGTCGGAAGCCCCGCAGGAGGGATAG
- a CDS encoding AGE family epimerase/isomerase yields the protein MNQSITDLPPAASLDLGELGAFYRRHLERDVLPFWLGAPSDRVHGGVFTCIDNYTGARVSDDKFVWSQGRFAWLMAHAARLVRAGLLTGDADDLTARAVETVEFLRANAFLADGAVAYLLAADGRKLEFMPGKGHDLSYFADCFVALALSETARATGQWDYLDEAVATYERVGERLAAGTARSEPYPLPAGCRAHAEPMILLNVAQELELAMRQRGDPRSDALAASALAHMDAVLTKFVRPDGLVQEVICPAAASGAASSGRLLTSHVTPGHAIESMWFVMEEAARHGRDAAVEEAARVLLASFEAGWDPQHGGIFRYVGGDGRPPTGRAEGAFEELILATWDTKIWWPHSETLYGALLGHVLTGDARLRAVHDRTFDYVFATFPHPDEGVGEWVQIRDRLGAPLDRVVGLPVKDPYHLNRNLMLLVELLQGGSSARTTAA from the coding sequence ATGAACCAGTCGATCACCGACCTGCCGCCGGCCGCCAGCCTCGACCTGGGTGAGCTCGGGGCCTTCTACCGTCGCCACCTGGAACGGGACGTGTTGCCCTTCTGGTTGGGCGCCCCCAGTGACCGCGTGCACGGCGGGGTGTTCACCTGCATCGACAACTACACGGGAGCGCGCGTCAGCGACGACAAGTTCGTCTGGTCGCAGGGGCGCTTCGCGTGGTTGATGGCGCACGCGGCACGGCTCGTGCGCGCCGGGCTGCTGACGGGCGACGCGGACGACCTGACCGCGCGCGCCGTGGAGACGGTCGAGTTCCTGCGCGCCAACGCCTTCCTCGCCGACGGCGCGGTCGCCTACCTGCTCGCGGCGGACGGTCGGAAGCTCGAGTTCATGCCGGGCAAGGGGCACGACCTCAGCTACTTCGCGGACTGCTTCGTGGCGCTGGCCCTGAGCGAGACGGCGCGCGCCACGGGCCAGTGGGACTACCTCGACGAGGCCGTTGCCACCTACGAGCGTGTGGGCGAGCGGCTCGCGGCGGGAACCGCCCGGAGCGAGCCGTACCCCCTCCCGGCCGGCTGTCGCGCTCACGCGGAGCCGATGATCCTCCTGAACGTCGCGCAGGAGCTCGAACTTGCCATGCGACAGCGCGGCGACCCGCGCTCGGACGCGCTGGCCGCGAGCGCGCTCGCGCACATGGACGCCGTGCTCACCAAGTTCGTGCGTCCCGACGGGCTGGTGCAGGAGGTCATCTGCCCGGCGGCGGCTTCCGGCGCGGCCTCGAGCGGTCGGTTGTTGACCAGTCACGTAACGCCGGGCCACGCCATCGAGTCCATGTGGTTCGTCATGGAGGAGGCCGCGCGTCACGGCCGCGACGCGGCGGTCGAGGAGGCGGCGCGCGTGTTGCTCGCCTCCTTCGAGGCCGGTTGGGACCCTCAGCACGGCGGGATCTTCAGGTACGTGGGTGGCGACGGGCGGCCCCCGACCGGCCGCGCCGAGGGAGCGTTCGAGGAGCTGATCCTCGCCACCTGGGACACGAAGATCTGGTGGCCCCACTCGGAGACCCTCTACGGCGCGCTGCTGGGCCACGTCCTCACGGGCGACGCGCGGCTCCGCGCCGTCCACGACCGGACGTTCGATTACGTGTTCGCCACCTTCCCGCACCCCGACGAGGGCGTGGGAGAGTGGGTGCAGATCCGTGACAGGCTGGGCGCGCCCCTCGACCGCGTCGTGGGCCTTCCGGTGAAGGACCCATACCACCTGAACCGGAACCTGATGCTCCTCGTCGAGCTGCTGCAGGGTGGGTCGAGCGCCCGCACCACGGCCGCGTGA
- a CDS encoding LacI family DNA-binding transcriptional regulator, which produces MKRSRRVTNADVARRAGVSTMTVSRVVNDNGRVSEATRQRVRRAIAELGYQPNQLARSLTQGRTRTIGIVVPDITNPFFPEIVRGAEDAAWQAGYTVALANAVEDPARERAAVRNLAGHRVDGIIVCSPRLADHELAELLAAHSAAVLINRHVAGARAVSLMVDDQHGADLAVRHLVAGGRRRLLHLGGPERSASARYRRAGFVAAVKAARLPQDGNRLLSCEPTEEAGYELLAHLVAAGARSPGGFDGIVAYNDLSALGAVRALQDAGLRVPEDVAVVGCDDIRLASLASPSLTTLRIEKYRMGRLACETIFELQRGAHPEDVTFRPELIVRESAP; this is translated from the coding sequence GTGAAGCGCTCGCGCCGTGTCACCAACGCCGACGTGGCGCGCCGCGCCGGCGTGTCGACCATGACCGTGTCGCGGGTGGTGAACGACAACGGCCGCGTCAGCGAGGCCACGCGCCAGCGCGTCCGCCGCGCCATCGCCGAGTTGGGGTACCAGCCGAACCAGCTCGCGCGCTCCCTCACGCAGGGCCGGACCCGCACGATCGGGATCGTGGTGCCCGACATCACCAACCCGTTCTTCCCCGAGATCGTGCGGGGCGCAGAGGACGCCGCGTGGCAGGCGGGCTACACGGTGGCGCTCGCCAACGCCGTCGAGGACCCCGCGCGCGAACGCGCCGCCGTGCGCAACCTGGCGGGGCACCGGGTGGACGGCATCATCGTCTGCTCGCCGCGGCTCGCAGATCACGAGCTGGCCGAGCTGCTGGCGGCGCACTCGGCGGCCGTCCTGATAAACCGCCACGTCGCGGGCGCGCGCGCCGTGAGCCTGATGGTGGACGACCAGCACGGCGCCGACCTGGCGGTCAGGCACCTCGTGGCGGGGGGGCGGCGCCGGCTCCTCCACCTCGGCGGGCCGGAACGCTCCGCCAGCGCGCGCTACCGGCGGGCCGGCTTCGTCGCGGCCGTCAAGGCGGCCCGGCTGCCGCAGGACGGGAACCGTCTCCTCTCCTGCGAACCGACCGAGGAGGCGGGCTACGAGCTCTTGGCCCACTTGGTCGCCGCCGGGGCGCGAAGCCCCGGCGGCTTCGACGGCATCGTCGCGTACAACGACCTGAGCGCGCTGGGCGCGGTCCGGGCCCTCCAGGACGCCGGGCTGCGCGTGCCGGAGGACGTGGCGGTGGTGGGGTGCGACGACATCCGCCTCGCCAGCCTCGCCTCCCCCAGCCTCACGACCCTGCGCATCGAGAAGTACCGGATGGGACGCCTGGCGTGCGAGACGATATTCGAGCTGCAGCGCGGCGCCCACCCCGAGGACGTGACCTTCAGGCCGGAGCTGATCGTCAGGGAAAGCGCCCCGTGA
- a CDS encoding glucosamine-6-phosphate deaminase yields the protein MPGAPTPVRELEVDSLPIGVYDSTEAMGSAAALAARQVLAAAIAQRGEANVILATGNSQLAFLHALRELDGIDWRRVRAFHMDEYLGLPDGHPASFPRFLHEHFVDHVPLGEFHPVPGDQDEAEENCRAYEALLRAHPADLVALGWGENGHLAFNDPPYALFHDPRWVKVIELAEASRKQQVGEGHFPDLASVPTHAITLTIPALLAAKRVLCIVPEARKVAAVRACLYEPVDESRPGSILRTVHHARLYLDPASAAGLR from the coding sequence ATGCCAGGCGCACCCACACCGGTACGTGAACTCGAGGTCGATTCCCTACCGATCGGCGTGTACGACAGCACGGAGGCCATGGGATCGGCCGCCGCCCTCGCCGCCCGGCAGGTGCTCGCCGCCGCCATCGCGCAGCGCGGGGAGGCGAACGTCATCCTCGCCACCGGCAACTCGCAGCTGGCGTTCCTCCACGCGCTGCGCGAGCTGGACGGCATCGACTGGCGACGCGTGCGCGCCTTCCACATGGACGAGTACCTGGGGCTGCCCGACGGGCACCCCGCCAGCTTCCCGCGCTTCCTGCACGAGCACTTCGTCGATCACGTGCCGCTCGGCGAGTTCCACCCGGTGCCAGGCGACCAGGACGAGGCCGAGGAGAACTGCCGCGCGTACGAGGCGCTCCTGCGGGCCCACCCGGCCGACCTCGTGGCGCTGGGCTGGGGCGAGAACGGCCACCTCGCCTTCAACGACCCGCCCTACGCCCTCTTCCACGACCCGCGCTGGGTGAAGGTCATCGAGTTGGCCGAGGCCAGCCGCAAGCAGCAGGTGGGCGAGGGGCACTTCCCCGACCTCGCCAGCGTCCCGACGCACGCCATCACCCTGACGATCCCGGCGCTCCTCGCGGCCAAGCGGGTCCTCTGCATCGTGCCGGAGGCTCGCAAGGTGGCGGCCGTGCGCGCCTGCCTCTACGAACCGGTGGACGAGTCCAGGCCCGGCTCCATCCTCCGCACCGTGCACCACGCCCGCCTCTACCTGGATCCGGCCTCCGCGGCAGGTCTGCGGTGA
- a CDS encoding ABC transporter substrate-binding protein: protein MTNSFTPRSRFPGWRRLALLLLVAAFGGMAFAQEYHEAPMLADLVAKGQLPPVADRLPTNPLVVKTVDEIGTYGGVLRRAFTGPADMNNYVRVVYDSLVRFSSDGSEIVPHLVESWEASDDFHSWTLNLRKGAKWSDGAPFNASAMTFWYVRVILNKDLTPSVPSWFANRDGTPAKLEALDDDTVRITFDFPNTLFLTELTFRDGGDRTLAAFLPGHYLEQFHPDFVPAAELDEKVKAAGLSNWVDLFMTRAMPTENPQRPTMAAWVPFNSTVSDQVFTLRRNPYYIGVDSAGNQLPYIDEVQFRFFADVEALNFAAVAGELDFQARHIQMTNYPVLMENADRANYHVITWPSFGGSDAAVWFNQEYEIDPELGSILANHDFRVALSHAVDRDEIREAAFLGLGEIRQNVPAPWHPYYPGDEYAQKYTEYDPALANELLDGIGLKKDANGNRLLPSGKPLRLELSVVPAFGPWPDVAQLVAADWAAVGVPTDVQVRERNAHFTMRDANELQVEIWNEDTTAFPFTGNPKIDPRSDPATIFAVESRRWYATDGAQGKEPAPGIARIVDIIEEAKTVGVEQQIELAKELFRHAVDELYGFGTVGLTPMVQGVVVVNDRLMNVPPVVANDWPLRTPGDARPEQFFYKAQ from the coding sequence ATGACCAACAGCTTCACGCCTCGCAGCAGGTTCCCGGGCTGGAGGCGCCTCGCGCTACTCCTCCTGGTGGCCGCGTTCGGGGGCATGGCGTTCGCCCAGGAGTACCACGAGGCGCCCATGCTGGCCGACCTGGTCGCCAAGGGGCAGCTCCCGCCCGTGGCGGACAGGCTCCCGACGAACCCGCTCGTCGTCAAGACCGTCGACGAGATCGGCACGTACGGCGGCGTCCTGCGTCGCGCCTTCACCGGCCCGGCCGACATGAACAACTACGTGCGCGTCGTCTACGACAGCCTCGTGCGCTTCAGCTCCGACGGCTCCGAGATCGTGCCGCACCTCGTCGAGTCGTGGGAGGCCTCCGACGACTTCCATAGCTGGACGCTGAACCTGCGCAAGGGCGCCAAGTGGTCCGACGGCGCGCCCTTCAACGCCAGCGCCATGACGTTCTGGTACGTGCGCGTCATCCTCAACAAGGACCTCACGCCGAGCGTCCCGAGCTGGTTCGCCAACCGCGACGGGACGCCGGCCAAGCTCGAGGCCCTCGACGACGACACCGTGCGCATCACGTTCGACTTCCCGAACACCCTCTTCCTCACGGAACTGACGTTCCGCGACGGCGGCGACCGCACGCTGGCGGCCTTCCTGCCCGGCCACTACCTCGAGCAGTTCCACCCCGACTTCGTCCCAGCCGCCGAGCTCGACGAGAAGGTCAAGGCGGCCGGCCTGTCGAACTGGGTCGACCTGTTCATGACGAGGGCCATGCCAACCGAGAACCCGCAGCGCCCCACCATGGCCGCCTGGGTCCCCTTCAACTCGACCGTCTCCGACCAGGTGTTCACGCTGCGCCGCAACCCTTACTACATCGGCGTCGACTCGGCCGGCAACCAGCTCCCCTACATCGACGAGGTGCAGTTCCGCTTCTTCGCCGACGTGGAGGCCCTCAACTTCGCGGCCGTCGCCGGCGAGCTCGACTTCCAGGCGCGCCACATCCAGATGACCAACTACCCGGTCCTGATGGAGAACGCCGACCGCGCCAACTACCACGTCATCACCTGGCCGAGCTTCGGCGGCTCCGACGCCGCCGTCTGGTTCAACCAGGAGTACGAGATCGACCCCGAGCTCGGCAGCATCCTCGCCAACCACGACTTCCGCGTGGCGCTCTCCCACGCCGTAGACCGCGACGAGATCCGCGAGGCGGCGTTCCTGGGCCTCGGCGAGATCCGCCAGAACGTGCCCGCGCCGTGGCACCCCTACTACCCGGGCGACGAGTACGCGCAGAAGTACACGGAGTACGACCCGGCCCTCGCCAACGAGCTCCTCGACGGCATCGGGCTCAAGAAGGACGCGAACGGCAACCGGCTGCTGCCCAGCGGCAAGCCGCTGCGTCTCGAGCTCTCGGTCGTGCCGGCCTTCGGCCCGTGGCCCGACGTGGCGCAGCTCGTCGCGGCCGATTGGGCCGCCGTGGGTGTGCCGACCGACGTCCAGGTCCGCGAGCGCAACGCCCACTTCACGATGCGCGACGCCAACGAGCTCCAGGTCGAGATCTGGAACGAGGACACCACCGCGTTCCCCTTCACGGGCAACCCCAAGATCGACCCCCGCTCCGACCCCGCCACCATCTTCGCGGTCGAGTCGCGGCGCTGGTACGCCACCGACGGCGCGCAGGGCAAGGAGCCGGCGCCCGGCATCGCCCGCATCGTCGACATCATCGAGGAGGCCAAGACCGTCGGGGTCGAGCAGCAGATCGAGCTGGCGAAGGAACTCTTCCGCCACGCCGTCGACGAGCTCTACGGCTTCGGCACCGTCGGCCTCACGCCGATGGTCCAGGGCGTCGTGGTCGTGAACGACAGGCTCATGAACGTGCCGCCCGTCGTGGCCAACGACTGGCCGCTCCGCACCCCGGGCGACGCGCGCCCCGAGCAGTTCTTCTACAAGG